From a single Herbiconiux sp. SALV-R1 genomic region:
- a CDS encoding iron ABC transporter permease, whose translation MTATPTLPPTVQRGPLSRRRVLGATVAALALPAACVLSVLVGSRPIGIDDLAHALFTPTGSPTDTIVAELRVSRTVVALLVGAALGVAGTLIQALTRNPLGDPGILGVNAGAAFFVAVAVGAFGIGTARGYLWFAFVGALAVTVVVYLIGASGRRGVDPLRMTLAGVAVGAVLSGITTALMLIDPVSFVKLRGWDAGSIVERGPEVYLPVLPFLGVGIVIALALAAPLNALGLGDDLAATLGARVARTRILAVVAITLLAGGATAIAGPILFVGLMVPYVARWIAGPDQRWTLSLSLVIGPTVLLLSDVLGRVVLAPGEVPVGVVTAFVGAPVLIAVVRRSRMRSL comes from the coding sequence GTGACAGCCACGCCCACACTCCCGCCGACGGTTCAGCGCGGCCCGCTGAGCCGTCGGCGGGTGCTGGGCGCGACGGTCGCCGCCCTGGCGCTGCCCGCGGCCTGCGTGCTCTCGGTGCTGGTGGGCTCGAGGCCGATCGGCATCGACGACCTGGCCCACGCCCTCTTCACCCCCACCGGGTCGCCGACCGACACCATCGTCGCTGAGCTGCGCGTCTCGCGCACCGTCGTGGCGCTGCTGGTGGGCGCGGCCCTCGGGGTGGCGGGAACACTCATCCAGGCGCTCACGCGCAACCCGCTGGGCGACCCGGGAATCCTCGGGGTGAACGCCGGGGCCGCCTTCTTCGTCGCCGTCGCCGTGGGCGCGTTCGGCATCGGCACGGCCAGGGGTTACCTCTGGTTCGCCTTCGTCGGCGCGCTCGCCGTCACGGTGGTGGTGTATCTCATCGGCGCGAGCGGGCGACGGGGCGTCGACCCGCTGCGCATGACCCTCGCCGGCGTGGCGGTGGGAGCTGTGCTCTCGGGCATCACCACCGCACTCATGCTCATCGACCCGGTGTCGTTCGTGAAGCTGCGCGGCTGGGATGCCGGGTCGATCGTCGAGCGCGGCCCCGAGGTGTACCTGCCCGTGCTCCCCTTCCTCGGGGTGGGCATCGTGATCGCGCTCGCTCTGGCGGCGCCGCTCAACGCGCTCGGCCTCGGCGACGACCTCGCCGCGACGCTCGGTGCGCGGGTCGCCCGCACGCGCATCCTCGCCGTCGTGGCGATCACCCTGCTCGCCGGCGGGGCCACCGCGATCGCGGGCCCGATCCTCTTCGTCGGCCTCATGGTGCCCTACGTCGCCCGGTGGATCGCAGGGCCCGACCAGCGCTGGACGCTCTCGCTCTCGCTCGTCATCGGCCCCACGGTGCTGCTGCTGTCGGATGTGCTCGGTCGCGTCGTGCTCGCACCCGGCGAGGTGCCGGTGGGCGTCGTCACCGCCTTCGTGGGCGCCCCGGTGCTCATCGCCGTCGTACGCCGCAGCCGGATGCGGTCGCTGTGA
- a CDS encoding iron-siderophore ABC transporter substrate-binding protein, with product MRTRPLGRLLAAATALALTGAALTGCATASDAGAAGTENPAYTTEPTDSFPLTVEHQFGETEIAAEPQRVVVVGVTEQDILLELGVVPVATTEWYGEQPYAVWPWAQELLGDAQPTVLDQTDGLEYEKIAALKPDLIVGTNAGLTEEMYDKLTAIAPTVTSVAGSELYFSSWQDQTRQIAAAVGRSAAGDELIAGVEEQWAAARAAHPEFEGLTASFSQGTPYDGVLYVYPDGLNTDFLTELGFTMTQGLEQYALEEGQQAVLSPENVDLIDADVIVFATETADGPQEMLDFGTVSTLDAVMNHRAVFTDGELAGAIYFLTPLSQKYVIEKLVPRLVDAVAGEAPHSIEG from the coding sequence ATGCGCACACGCCCCCTGGGCCGCCTCCTCGCGGCCGCCACCGCCCTCGCCCTCACAGGCGCAGCACTCACCGGATGCGCCACCGCCTCCGACGCGGGCGCCGCCGGCACCGAGAACCCGGCCTACACGACCGAGCCCACCGACTCCTTCCCCCTCACCGTCGAGCACCAGTTCGGCGAGACCGAGATCGCCGCGGAGCCGCAGCGCGTGGTGGTGGTCGGGGTGACGGAGCAGGACATCCTGCTGGAGCTCGGCGTGGTGCCCGTGGCCACCACCGAGTGGTACGGCGAGCAGCCCTACGCCGTGTGGCCATGGGCCCAGGAGCTGCTGGGCGACGCCCAGCCCACCGTGCTCGACCAGACCGACGGCCTCGAGTACGAGAAGATCGCCGCCCTGAAGCCCGACCTCATCGTCGGCACGAACGCCGGCCTCACCGAGGAGATGTACGACAAGCTCACCGCCATCGCTCCGACCGTGACGAGCGTCGCGGGCTCCGAGCTCTACTTCTCGTCGTGGCAAGACCAGACCCGGCAGATCGCCGCGGCGGTCGGCCGCTCGGCGGCGGGCGACGAGCTCATCGCCGGGGTGGAGGAGCAGTGGGCCGCGGCGCGGGCCGCGCATCCGGAGTTCGAGGGCCTCACCGCGAGCTTCTCGCAGGGAACGCCCTACGACGGCGTGCTCTACGTCTACCCCGACGGCCTCAACACCGACTTCCTCACCGAGCTCGGCTTCACCATGACCCAGGGCCTCGAGCAGTACGCGCTCGAGGAGGGTCAGCAGGCCGTGCTGTCGCCCGAGAACGTCGACCTCATCGACGCCGACGTCATCGTGTTCGCCACCGAGACCGCCGACGGCCCGCAGGAGATGCTCGACTTCGGCACCGTGTCGACCCTCGACGCCGTGATGAACCACCGGGCGGTGTTCACCGACGGCGAGCTCGCGGGCGCCATCTACTTCCTCACCCCGCTCAGCCAGAAGTACGTGATCGAGAAGCTCGTGCCGCGACTCGTCGACGCCGTCGCCGGCGAAGCGCCCCACAGCATCGAGGGCTGA
- a CDS encoding AraC family transcriptional regulator: MTYSPPAAGPSRGLNVAERTPEVFEASRTLVDAGTRFDAHRHEEDQLAWMASGAMELTVRGETWHRRGEHLAWIPAGAVHEMAFTGQGRLISVYAQTGLRPRGEEWARPRTLSADPLATSLLEHLVDGDPSPARRRHCRLLLADLLEGAATRHDVIALPREPRARSVAEGILRHPADARELEHWAAGLGVSGKTIGRAFLAETGQSFRRWRIQARLQAAAGLLAEGRPVQEVAAAVGYATPSGFIAAFSERFGSTPARYAQGLR, from the coding sequence ATGACGTACTCACCACCCGCGGCGGGCCCGTCTCGCGGGCTAAATGTCGCGGAACGGACACCCGAAGTTTTCGAGGCGTCCCGCACCCTCGTCGACGCGGGCACGCGCTTCGACGCGCACCGCCACGAGGAGGACCAGCTGGCCTGGATGGCCTCCGGTGCGATGGAGCTGACGGTGCGGGGTGAGACCTGGCACCGGCGCGGCGAGCACCTCGCCTGGATTCCGGCGGGGGCGGTGCACGAGATGGCGTTCACGGGGCAGGGCCGGCTCATCAGCGTGTACGCCCAGACCGGGCTGCGCCCGCGCGGCGAGGAGTGGGCGCGGCCGCGCACCCTGAGCGCCGACCCCCTCGCCACGTCGCTGCTCGAGCACCTCGTCGACGGAGACCCGTCGCCGGCGCGCCGACGGCACTGCCGGCTGCTGCTCGCCGACCTGCTCGAGGGCGCGGCGACCCGCCACGACGTGATCGCGCTCCCGCGGGAGCCGCGGGCGCGGTCGGTGGCCGAAGGCATCCTCCGCCACCCCGCCGACGCGCGGGAGCTCGAGCACTGGGCGGCGGGCCTCGGCGTCAGCGGCAAGACCATCGGGCGGGCGTTCCTCGCGGAGACGGGGCAGAGCTTCAGGCGGTGGCGCATCCAGGCGCGGTTGCAAGCGGCGGCGGGCCTGCTCGCCGAGGGGCGCCCGGTGCAGGAGGTCGCGGCGGCCGTCGGCTACGCCACCCCGAGCGGGTTCATCGCCGCGTTCTCGGAGCGGTTCGGGTCGACGCCCGCGCGGTACGCGCAGGGACTTCGGTAG
- a CDS encoding Fpg/Nei family DNA glycosylase yields the protein MPELPEVHALVTDLGARLAGRTVERFVPVSFAALKTFDPPASALDGQPVDGVARHGKFLDFGIGGLHLVIHLARAGWIRWREGPPPPPKGQPGSGPLAARLVLEGAQDGFDVTEAGTKKSLALYVVRDPSEVPGIARLGPDPLDPAFDLETFASILAGAGRAQIKGVLRNQSTISGIGNAYSDEILHAARMSPFKPAAMGADEVAALYEAMQTTLRDAVARADGLAASELKGEKKANLQVHGRTGEACPVCGDTVRQVTYSDSSLQYCATCQTGGKPLADRVLSRLLK from the coding sequence ATGCCCGAACTCCCCGAGGTGCACGCGCTGGTCACCGACCTCGGCGCGCGACTCGCGGGGCGCACGGTCGAGCGCTTCGTGCCGGTCTCCTTCGCGGCGCTGAAGACCTTCGACCCGCCCGCGTCGGCCCTCGACGGGCAGCCCGTCGACGGCGTCGCCCGGCACGGCAAGTTCCTCGACTTCGGCATCGGCGGGCTGCACCTCGTCATCCACCTGGCCCGTGCGGGCTGGATCCGCTGGCGCGAGGGTCCCCCGCCGCCCCCGAAGGGCCAGCCCGGCTCGGGGCCGCTCGCGGCCCGCCTCGTCCTCGAGGGAGCACAAGACGGGTTCGACGTCACGGAGGCGGGCACCAAGAAGAGCCTCGCGCTGTACGTGGTGCGCGACCCCTCCGAGGTGCCCGGCATCGCGCGGCTCGGCCCCGACCCGCTCGACCCGGCCTTCGACCTCGAGACCTTCGCGAGCATCCTGGCCGGTGCGGGGCGGGCGCAGATCAAGGGTGTGCTGCGCAACCAGTCGACCATCTCGGGCATCGGCAACGCCTACTCCGACGAGATCCTCCACGCCGCTCGCATGTCGCCGTTCAAACCCGCCGCGATGGGCGCCGACGAGGTCGCGGCGCTGTACGAGGCGATGCAGACGACCCTGCGTGACGCGGTCGCCCGCGCCGATGGTCTCGCCGCCTCGGAGCTCAAGGGCGAGAAGAAGGCGAACCTGCAGGTGCACGGCCGCACGGGCGAGGCCTGCCCGGTGTGCGGCGACACCGTGCGGCAGGTCACCTACTCCGACTCCAGTCTGCAGTACTGCGCCACCTGCCAGACGGGCGGCAAGCCGCTCGCCGACCGGGTGCTCTCCCGCCTGCTGAAGTAG
- a CDS encoding MarR family winged helix-turn-helix transcriptional regulator, with the protein MGSEPVRWLTHDQLRAWIRLEAVAELLPPVLDSQLQRDAQLTHFEYLVLAKLSEAPDRVLRMTALAATTNATLPRLSHVVSRLEARGFVERVPCPSDRRATNAHLTDAGWQKVVETAPGHVATVREHVIDALSDEQLRQLDDIMAALLTRLDPDNTLRYLP; encoded by the coding sequence ATGGGATCGGAACCGGTGCGGTGGCTCACGCACGACCAGCTGCGCGCGTGGATCCGTCTCGAAGCCGTCGCCGAGCTCCTCCCACCGGTGCTCGACTCGCAGCTGCAGCGTGACGCCCAGCTCACCCACTTCGAGTACCTCGTGCTCGCCAAGCTCTCCGAGGCCCCCGACCGCGTGCTCCGCATGACCGCCCTCGCCGCGACCACCAACGCCACCCTCCCCCGACTCTCGCACGTCGTCTCGCGCCTCGAGGCCCGCGGCTTCGTCGAGCGCGTGCCCTGCCCGAGCGACCGCCGCGCCACCAACGCCCACCTCACCGACGCCGGCTGGCAGAAAGTCGTCGAGACGGCCCCCGGCCATGTGGCCACCGTGCGCGAGCACGTCATCGACGCCCTCAGCGACGAGCAGCTGCGGCAGCTCGACGACATCATGGCCGCCCTGCTCACGCGACTCGACCCCGACAACACCCTCCGCTACCTCCCCTGA
- a CDS encoding zinc-binding dehydrogenase: MRAITHATFGEATDVLEVTERPLPEPGAGEVRVRTVLSPIHNHDLWTIRGTYGFKPELPAASGTEALGVVDALGEGVDTLEVGQRVVTGGTFGVWAEYFIAKAAGLIPVPEHISDETASQLVAMPFSALSLLDSLGVSEGEWIAQNTANGAVGRLVARFAALRGVRVLGLVRRDAGVDELAALGIHDVVSIESEGWQDAAAALLDGASPRVAVDSVGGSSASDLTGLLGEGGTLVSFGAMGEGDLKIPSGDLIFKGVTVKGFWGSRVTREMEAGKRSALFGELFQRIGSGEIELPVEAVYPFDQAREAAAASATPGRAGKILLRF; this comes from the coding sequence ATGCGAGCGATCACCCACGCCACCTTCGGCGAAGCCACCGATGTTCTCGAGGTCACGGAGCGCCCCCTCCCCGAGCCCGGGGCGGGTGAGGTGCGGGTGCGCACCGTGCTCTCGCCTATCCACAACCACGACCTGTGGACCATCCGCGGCACCTACGGCTTCAAGCCCGAACTCCCCGCGGCCTCCGGCACCGAGGCGCTCGGCGTGGTCGACGCCCTCGGCGAAGGCGTCGACACGCTCGAGGTCGGCCAGCGGGTCGTCACCGGCGGCACCTTCGGGGTGTGGGCCGAGTACTTCATCGCGAAAGCCGCCGGCCTCATCCCGGTGCCCGAGCACATCTCCGACGAGACCGCGTCGCAACTGGTCGCGATGCCCTTCAGCGCCCTCAGCCTGCTCGACTCCCTCGGCGTCTCGGAGGGCGAGTGGATCGCCCAGAACACGGCGAACGGTGCCGTCGGCCGCCTCGTCGCCCGCTTCGCGGCGCTGCGCGGCGTGCGTGTGCTCGGCCTGGTGCGCCGCGACGCCGGGGTCGACGAGCTCGCGGCCCTCGGCATCCACGACGTCGTCTCGATCGAGAGCGAGGGGTGGCAGGATGCTGCGGCGGCACTGCTCGACGGCGCCAGCCCGCGGGTGGCGGTCGACTCCGTCGGCGGGTCGTCGGCGAGCGACCTCACGGGCCTCCTCGGCGAGGGCGGCACGCTCGTGTCGTTCGGGGCGATGGGGGAGGGTGACCTGAAGATCCCCTCCGGCGATCTCATCTTCAAGGGCGTCACGGTGAAGGGCTTCTGGGGCAGCCGGGTCACCCGTGAGATGGAGGCGGGCAAGCGCTCGGCCCTGTTCGGCGAACTCTTCCAGCGCATCGGCTCGGGCGAGATCGAGCTCCCCGTCGAGGCCGTCTACCCCTTCGACCAGGCCCGCGAAGCCGCCGCCGCCAGCGCCACCCCCGGCCGCGCCGGCAAGATCCTCCTCCGCTTCTGA
- a CDS encoding type II toxin-antitoxin system Phd/YefM family antitoxin, with protein sequence MATLSVADARANFSKLVESASKTHERFEVTRNGSRAAVLLSADDYDTMVETIEILSDAATVEAIRVGLAEIGAGDVVDVGDVRAAMIEAGRIPG encoded by the coding sequence ATGGCCACTCTCTCCGTCGCAGACGCTCGAGCGAACTTCTCCAAGCTCGTCGAGTCGGCTTCGAAGACCCACGAGCGCTTCGAGGTCACCCGCAACGGGAGTCGGGCGGCTGTCCTGCTGAGCGCCGACGACTACGACACGATGGTGGAGACGATCGAGATCCTGAGCGACGCGGCGACGGTTGAGGCCATCCGCGTGGGGCTCGCCGAGATCGGCGCCGGAGACGTCGTCGACGTCGGTGACGTGCGTGCGGCGATGATCGAGGCCGGTCGAATACCGGGATGA
- a CDS encoding type II toxin-antitoxin system RelE/ParE family toxin, which yields MSHVYDVRFTRSAKKALAEDLPEKVATAAFEFIMGALRSNPKRVGKQLEEPLFPLYSARRGEYRVLYRVLDAQVIIEVVTIVHRRDAYKT from the coding sequence ATGAGCCACGTCTACGACGTGCGCTTCACGCGCTCTGCGAAGAAGGCGCTCGCCGAAGACCTGCCCGAGAAGGTCGCCACCGCGGCGTTCGAGTTCATCATGGGTGCCCTGCGCAGCAACCCGAAGCGCGTGGGCAAACAGCTGGAAGAGCCGCTGTTCCCCCTCTACTCCGCCCGTCGGGGAGAGTATCGGGTGCTCTACCGCGTCCTCGACGCCCAGGTCATCATCGAGGTCGTCACCATCGTGCATCGCCGCGACGCCTACAAGACCTGA
- a CDS encoding SDR family NAD(P)-dependent oxidoreductase produces MQIDLSGKTALVTGSTSGIGFAIAKGLAEGGARVVVNGRRAESVATASDRLRQAVAGAEIVGVDADVTEEAGVARLQSEVPTVDVLVNNLGIFGAQPALEISDDDWRRYFETNVLSATRLIRSYLPGMIETGWGRVIDIASDSAIVIPAEMIHYGMSKTALLAVSRGFAKAAAGTGVTVNSVIAGPTHTGGVEDFVYELVDDDLPWEEAQREFMRLHRPQSLLQRLIEPEEIANLVTYLASPLASATTGAAVRVDGGYVDSIVP; encoded by the coding sequence ATGCAGATCGATCTGAGCGGCAAGACCGCCCTCGTCACGGGTTCGACCTCGGGCATCGGTTTCGCGATCGCGAAGGGACTCGCGGAGGGAGGCGCGCGGGTGGTGGTGAACGGCAGGCGGGCCGAGTCGGTGGCGACCGCATCAGATCGTCTGCGCCAGGCGGTCGCCGGAGCCGAGATCGTCGGTGTCGACGCCGACGTGACGGAGGAGGCCGGAGTCGCGCGGTTGCAGTCCGAGGTGCCGACCGTCGACGTGCTCGTGAACAACCTGGGCATCTTCGGCGCCCAGCCGGCTCTCGAGATCTCCGACGACGACTGGCGGCGCTACTTCGAGACGAACGTGCTCTCGGCGACGCGCCTCATCAGGAGCTACCTTCCCGGCATGATCGAGACGGGCTGGGGGCGCGTCATCGACATCGCGAGCGACTCGGCGATCGTCATCCCCGCCGAGATGATCCACTACGGAATGTCGAAGACGGCGCTGCTTGCCGTCTCGCGGGGCTTCGCCAAGGCGGCGGCGGGCACGGGCGTGACCGTCAACTCGGTGATCGCCGGACCGACCCACACCGGCGGGGTCGAAGACTTCGTCTACGAGCTGGTCGACGACGACCTGCCCTGGGAGGAGGCGCAGCGCGAGTTCATGCGCCTGCACCGCCCGCAGTCGCTGCTGCAGCGGCTGATCGAACCCGAGGAGATCGCGAATCTGGTCACCTACCTGGCGTCTCCGCTCGCCTCGGCGACGACGGGAGCCGCGGTGCGGGTCGACGGCGGGTACGTCGACTCGATCGTGCCCTGA
- a CDS encoding serine hydrolase, whose product MAALAAIQAPIDAWRTSYLTSAISFAVPGTVVAAARGDDPVVLASSGDAVLGWGGRALSVDDAFHIGSMTKLFTAVLIFQLDGSGALSLDDTLDTWFPEAPNGDRITVRMLLQHESGLSELDMALVGVDTPQQVIDDVFSRPPVADPGTAYEYLNAGYIILGRVAEETSGRRYADLLRSRLIGPPGLHDTYLDEGGGSSSAPVSGYDLGCSGDTTIADCRGKPTGPIAVDPDPSPQWTGAWSAGGMVSTARDQAVWIRALVTGDVVSEAHRAEMAALTPLSASSYQEFYAATGLPPVQLGEGTGLTSWNVPGVGRCLGHAGAIPGSNGFAAYCPDTHLTVVALNIMNPAGLTPGYPGLPSLAPAALSALVG is encoded by the coding sequence GTGGCCGCTCTCGCAGCGATTCAGGCGCCCATCGATGCCTGGCGCACCTCGTACCTCACCTCGGCGATCAGCTTCGCGGTGCCCGGCACCGTCGTCGCAGCGGCCCGGGGCGACGACCCGGTCGTGCTCGCCTCGAGCGGTGACGCCGTGCTGGGCTGGGGCGGGCGGGCGCTGTCGGTCGACGACGCGTTCCACATCGGCAGCATGACGAAGCTGTTCACCGCGGTGCTCATCTTCCAGCTCGACGGATCGGGGGCGCTGTCGCTCGACGACACCCTCGACACCTGGTTTCCCGAGGCGCCGAACGGCGATCGCATCACGGTGCGGATGCTGCTGCAGCACGAGAGCGGACTGAGCGAACTCGACATGGCCCTGGTGGGTGTCGACACCCCTCAGCAGGTGATCGACGACGTGTTCTCGCGCCCGCCGGTCGCCGACCCCGGAACGGCGTACGAGTACCTGAACGCGGGGTACATCATCCTGGGACGGGTGGCGGAGGAGACCTCCGGGCGCCGCTACGCCGACCTGCTGCGGAGCAGGCTGATCGGGCCGCCCGGGCTGCACGACACCTACCTCGACGAGGGTGGAGGCTCATCGTCCGCTCCCGTCAGCGGCTACGACCTCGGATGCTCGGGAGACACCACGATCGCCGACTGCAGAGGTAAGCCGACGGGGCCGATCGCCGTCGACCCCGATCCTTCTCCCCAGTGGACGGGCGCCTGGTCGGCCGGCGGCATGGTGAGCACGGCGCGAGACCAGGCCGTGTGGATCCGCGCCCTGGTCACCGGCGACGTCGTCTCGGAGGCGCATCGGGCCGAGATGGCGGCGCTCACCCCGCTCTCGGCGAGCTCGTACCAGGAGTTCTACGCCGCGACCGGCCTGCCCCCGGTGCAGCTCGGCGAGGGAACCGGCCTGACCTCGTGGAACGTGCCGGGAGTCGGCCGCTGCCTCGGCCACGCGGGCGCCATCCCGGGCTCCAACGGCTTCGCCGCCTACTGCCCCGACACCCACCTCACCGTCGTCGCCCTCAACATCATGAACCCGGCAGGCCTCACCCCCGGCTACCCCGGTCTCCCCTCCCTCGCCCCGGCAGCCCTCAGCGCTCTCGTGGGCTGA